Below is a window of Mycobacterium dioxanotrophicus DNA.
GTGACGCCGACGGCGGGGTGTTCGTGCGGGCGTCCGGGATGGCGCTGCCGTTCGCCGACGGCAGCGTGGACATCTGCCTGTCCTCCAACGTCGCCGAGCACGTGCCGCACCCGTGGCTGTTGGGCAACGAGATGCTGCGGGTCACCCGGCCGGGCGGGTTGGTGGTGTTGTCCTACACCGTGTGGCTCGGCCCGTTCGGCGGTCACGAGATGGGCCTGACGCATTACCTCGGTGGGGCGCGTGCCGCCCAGATGTACACCCGCAAACACGGTCACCGACCCAAGAACGACTACGGGTCGTCGTTGTTCGCGGTGTCAGCCGCCGACGGGCTGCAGTGGGCGGCCAGCACCGGGGCGTTGGTGGCCGCATTCCCCCGCTACCACCCGCGATGGGCCTGGTGGATGACGTCTGTACCGCGGTTGCGAGAGTTTCTGGTGAGCAATCTGGTGCTGGTTCTCCAGCCCTGAGAATCCGCCGATTGGAACATGTTCTCGTTTTTCCCGAAACTGGGTAATGTGACCTCCATGACACAGAGCTCATCCGCGACCGCGTTTCAGACCGAGTGGGACAAGCTGTTCATCGGCGGCCAGTGGGTCGAGCCGGCCACGGCCGAGGTGATCGAGGTGCACTCCCCCGCCACCGGTGAGCTGGTCGGCAAGGTGCCGCTGGCCACCCAGGGCGACGTGGACGCCGCGTGCGCCGCTGCCCGCACCGCGTTCGACGAGGGCCCATGGCCCACCATGAAGCCGGCCGACCGGGCCGCAATCCTCGCCCGCGCGGTCAAGATCATGGAAGAGCGCGCCGACGAACTGAAGTTCCTGCTGGCCGCCGAGACCGGTCAGCCCGCCAGCATCGTCGACATGATGCAGTACGGCGCGGCGATGTCGTCGTTCAACTACTACGCCGCGTCCGCGGTCGACAAGTTCAGCTGGAGCGAGATCCGCGACGGTATCTACGGCCAGACCTTGGTGACCCGCGAGCCCATCGGTGTCGTCGCCGCGGTCGCGGCCTGGAACGTGCCGTTCTTCCTGGCCGCCAACAAGCTCGGCCCGGCGCTGCTGGCCGGCTGCACCGTCGTGCTCAAGCCGGCCGCCGAGACACCGCTGTCGGTGTTCGCGATGGCCCAGGCGTTCGCCGAGGCCGGACTGCCCGAAGGCGTGCTGTCTGTCGTCCCGGGTGGCCCCGACACCGGCCGCGCCCTGATCGCCAATCCCGAGATCGACAAGTTCACGTTCACCGGCTCCAGTGCCGTCGGCAAGGAGATCGGCAAGGTCGCCGCCGAACGGCTCAAGCCGTGCACGCTGGAACTCGGCGGCAAGTCCGCGGCGATCATTCTGGAGGACGCCGACCTGGACTCCACGCTGCCGATGTTGATCTTCTCCGGCCTGATGAACTGCGGACAGGCGTGCGTCGGGCAGACCCGCATCCTGGCACCGCGATCGCGTTACGACGAGGTCGTCGAGAAGGTGTCCGCGGGCGTGGCGGCCATGAAGGTCGGCCTGCCCGACGACCCGGCCGCCATGATCGGCCCGCTGATCAGCGAGAAGCAACGCGACCGGGTCGAGGGCTACATCCACAAGGGCGTCGAGGAGGGCGCCCGCATCGTCACCGGCGGCGGCCGGCCCGAGGGCCTGGATTCGGGCTGGTTCGTGCAGCCGACGGTGTTCGCCGACGTCGACAACGCGATGACCATCGCTCAGGAGGAGATCTTCGGGCCGGTGCTGGTGGTGATCCCGTTCGACACTGAGGAGGACGCCGTCCGCATCGCCAACGACTCGGTCTACGGACTGGCCGGCAGCGTCTACACGACCGACATCCCGAAGGCGATGGAGATCGCGAGCAAGATCCGCACCGGCACCTACGGCGTCAACATGTACGCGTTCGACCCGGGCGCGCCGTTCGGCGGATACAAGAATTCGGGTATCGGTCGGGAGAACGGACCCGAGGGTATCGAGGCCTACTGCCAGGCCAAGAGCGTGCTGCTGCCGTTCGGTTACACACCCGAATAACCCCCGACGAGCGGTGACCCTGCCAGGAAACTGGCAGGCGGTGTCCAGGTTGCCCAGCTACGGTGGCGCCCGTTCGACCACCCGTAGCAAACGACTCTAGGGAGAAATCCGATGGCAGTCTCGGTTGATCTGGCCAAATCGCTCGACAAGGCCTACGAGGAGAAGAACCTCAAGGAAATCCTGGATGCGTCGCCCGCGGCGCTGGCCGGCGTCACCGACGCCGACGCCAAACACCTCGAGGAAGCGTTCAACATCAAGACCGTGCGCCAGCTGGGTGCCAACAAGTTCTTCGCCGTCGCCGCCGCTCTGGTGGCGCTGGAGAACGCCGGCTGATTTTTCTGCGCGTTCCCCTCGCGAGCAGACGTGGAGGTCCCCCTTTTTGCCCAAAAAGGGGGACCTTCACGTCTGTTCGGCAAAGCTAGCGACCTATGAACGTCGCGGGGCGTCGCTCGATGAACGACTGCACACCCTCGGCGGCGTCGGCGCTGGCGAACAGTTTCGCGACGTCCGGGCGCAACCGCGCGATGGCCGCGGCGTCCCCGTCATTGGCGGCGGTGTGCGCCGAGGCCAGGGTGGCTCGCACGCCGAGTGGCGCGGCCCGGTCGGCGATGGTGTGGG
It encodes the following:
- a CDS encoding class I SAM-dependent methyltransferase, producing MQPTALVARRAGLRRSVRLLSEFRFEQTDPARFYGALAEDTVAMVTDLWTGCTGGLVTGRTVVDVGGGPGYFASAFDTAGMRYVGVEPDPREMHAGPAGDADGGVFVRASGMALPFADGSVDICLSSNVAEHVPHPWLLGNEMLRVTRPGGLVVLSYTVWLGPFGGHEMGLTHYLGGARAAQMYTRKHGHRPKNDYGSSLFAVSAADGLQWAASTGALVAAFPRYHPRWAWWMTSVPRLREFLVSNLVLVLQP
- a CDS encoding aldehyde dehydrogenase, coding for MTQSSSATAFQTEWDKLFIGGQWVEPATAEVIEVHSPATGELVGKVPLATQGDVDAACAAARTAFDEGPWPTMKPADRAAILARAVKIMEERADELKFLLAAETGQPASIVDMMQYGAAMSSFNYYAASAVDKFSWSEIRDGIYGQTLVTREPIGVVAAVAAWNVPFFLAANKLGPALLAGCTVVLKPAAETPLSVFAMAQAFAEAGLPEGVLSVVPGGPDTGRALIANPEIDKFTFTGSSAVGKEIGKVAAERLKPCTLELGGKSAAIILEDADLDSTLPMLIFSGLMNCGQACVGQTRILAPRSRYDEVVEKVSAGVAAMKVGLPDDPAAMIGPLISEKQRDRVEGYIHKGVEEGARIVTGGGRPEGLDSGWFVQPTVFADVDNAMTIAQEEIFGPVLVVIPFDTEEDAVRIANDSVYGLAGSVYTTDIPKAMEIASKIRTGTYGVNMYAFDPGAPFGGYKNSGIGRENGPEGIEAYCQAKSVLLPFGYTPE